One window from the genome of Nicotiana sylvestris chromosome 9, ASM39365v2, whole genome shotgun sequence encodes:
- the LOC104245463 gene encoding magnesium transporter MRS2-I-like isoform X2, whose protein sequence is MVMGREVVPVMDPSQVVGLKKKGTGSRSWLLMDASGLETVLDVDKYAIMHRVQIHARDLRIIDPLLSYPSTILGRERAIVLNLEHIKAIITSEEVLLRDPLDENVTPVVEELRRRLKPMNANREDQREEKDMNVQHDIETTEEDESPFEFRALEVALEAICSYLAARTLELETAVYPALDMLTSKISSRNLDRVRKLKSQMTRLTARVQKVRDELEQLLDDDGDMADLYLSRKLAGASPVSGSGAASWFLASPTIGSKISRASRASIATFRGDENDVEELEMLLEAYFGQIDSTFNKLITLREYIDNTEDYINIQLDNHRNQLIQLELFLSSGTVCLSIYSLIAAIFGMNIPYSWNKDHGYMFKWVVIISAIFSAVLFIFIISYARFKGLVGS, encoded by the exons ATGGTGATGGGTCGAGAAGTGGTGCCGGTGATGGATCCGAGTCAAGTAGTCGGGTTGAAGAAAAAAGGTACCGGGTCACGGAGTTGGCTTCTGATGGATGCTTCCGGTTTGGAGACTGTTTTAGATGTTGATAAGTATGCGATCATGCATCGCGTGCAAATTCACGCTCGTGATCTTCGCATTATCGATCCGCTACTATCTTACCCTTCCACTATTCTGGGGCGTGAAAGAGCTATTGTTCTCAATTTGGAG CATATCAAGGCTATTATTACATCTGAAGAG GTTCTTCTTCGAGATCCATTGGACGAAAATGTTACTCCTGTTGTTGAGGAACTTAGAAGGCGGCTGAAACCAATGAATGCAAATCGTGAAGATCAGAGAGAGGAAAAAGATATGAATGTTCAGCATGATATTGAAACAACTGAAGAAGATG AGTCTCCATTTGAATTCCGAGCTCTAGAGGTCGCTTTGGAAGCCATCTGTAGTTACCTTGCTGCTCGCACATTAGAATTGGAAACTGCTGTTTACCCTGCTTTAGACATGCTAACATCAAAG ATTAGTAGCCGTAATCTGGATAGAGTGCGGAAATTAAAGAGTCAAATGACACGGTTGACTGCTCGCGTACAAAAG GTGAGAGATGAGCTTGAGCAACTTCTGGATGATGATGGTGATATGGCTGACCTTTATTTGTCAAGAAAATTGGCTGGTGCATCACCTGTAAGTGGATCAGGTGCAGCCAGTTGGTTTCTTGCCTCACCTACCATTGGCTCAAAGATATCCAGGGCTAGTAGAGCTAGTATTGCAACATTTCGGGGGGATGAGAATGATGTTGAAGAGCTTGAAATGTTATTGGAG GCTTACTTCGGGCAAATTGATAGCACATTTAATAAACTAATTACG CTACGAGAATATATTGATAACACAGAAGATTACATAAATATTCAG CTGGACAATCATCGAAATCAGCTCATTCAG TTAGAACTTTTTCTCAGTTCCGGAACTGTGTGTTTGTCTATCTACTCTTTGATTGCTGCGATTTTTGGGATGAACATCCCATATTCTTGGAATAAAGATCATGGTTACATGTTTAAATGG GTGGTAATCATTAGTGCTATCTTCTCTGCCGTGCTTTTCATATTTATAATCTCTTACGCTCGTTTCAAAGGGCTTGTTGGGTCATGA
- the LOC104245463 gene encoding magnesium transporter MRS2-I-like isoform X3, whose protein sequence is MVMGREVVPVMDPSQVVGLKKKGTGSRSWLLMDASGLETVLDVDKYAIMHRVQIHARDLRIIDPLLSYPSTILGRERAIVLNLEVLLRDPLDENVTPVVEELRRRLKPMNANREDQREEKDMNVQHDIETTEEDESPFEFRALEVALEAICSYLAARTLELETAVYPALDMLTSKISSRNLDRVRKLKSQMTRLTARVQKVRDELEQLLDDDGDMADLYLSRKLAGASPVSGSGAASWFLASPTIGSKISRASRASIATFRGDENDVEELEMLLEAYFGQIDSTFNKLITLREYIDNTEDYINIQLDNHRNQLIQLELFLSSGTVCLSIYSLIAAIFGMNIPYSWNKDHGYMFKWVVIISAIFSAVLFIFIISYARFKGLVGS, encoded by the exons ATGGTGATGGGTCGAGAAGTGGTGCCGGTGATGGATCCGAGTCAAGTAGTCGGGTTGAAGAAAAAAGGTACCGGGTCACGGAGTTGGCTTCTGATGGATGCTTCCGGTTTGGAGACTGTTTTAGATGTTGATAAGTATGCGATCATGCATCGCGTGCAAATTCACGCTCGTGATCTTCGCATTATCGATCCGCTACTATCTTACCCTTCCACTATTCTGGGGCGTGAAAGAGCTATTGTTCTCAATTTGGAG GTTCTTCTTCGAGATCCATTGGACGAAAATGTTACTCCTGTTGTTGAGGAACTTAGAAGGCGGCTGAAACCAATGAATGCAAATCGTGAAGATCAGAGAGAGGAAAAAGATATGAATGTTCAGCATGATATTGAAACAACTGAAGAAGATG AGTCTCCATTTGAATTCCGAGCTCTAGAGGTCGCTTTGGAAGCCATCTGTAGTTACCTTGCTGCTCGCACATTAGAATTGGAAACTGCTGTTTACCCTGCTTTAGACATGCTAACATCAAAG ATTAGTAGCCGTAATCTGGATAGAGTGCGGAAATTAAAGAGTCAAATGACACGGTTGACTGCTCGCGTACAAAAG GTGAGAGATGAGCTTGAGCAACTTCTGGATGATGATGGTGATATGGCTGACCTTTATTTGTCAAGAAAATTGGCTGGTGCATCACCTGTAAGTGGATCAGGTGCAGCCAGTTGGTTTCTTGCCTCACCTACCATTGGCTCAAAGATATCCAGGGCTAGTAGAGCTAGTATTGCAACATTTCGGGGGGATGAGAATGATGTTGAAGAGCTTGAAATGTTATTGGAG GCTTACTTCGGGCAAATTGATAGCACATTTAATAAACTAATTACG CTACGAGAATATATTGATAACACAGAAGATTACATAAATATTCAG CTGGACAATCATCGAAATCAGCTCATTCAG TTAGAACTTTTTCTCAGTTCCGGAACTGTGTGTTTGTCTATCTACTCTTTGATTGCTGCGATTTTTGGGATGAACATCCCATATTCTTGGAATAAAGATCATGGTTACATGTTTAAATGG GTGGTAATCATTAGTGCTATCTTCTCTGCCGTGCTTTTCATATTTATAATCTCTTACGCTCGTTTCAAAGGGCTTGTTGGGTCATGA
- the LOC138878749 gene encoding uncharacterized protein — protein sequence MALYCGAWNQAKSYFKFENWWLNVEGFDDRIRDWWTSFEFSGRPDYILACKLKALKGKLKEWSRVYEGNLGLQKSKLLSQLAGFETTQQLRMLTEEESVRKAATLMEIEEQLKNEEIAWRQNSRALWLKEGDRNTKFFHRTANAHKRNNNIDQLMIRQEVVKDPDRIEVEITEFYNELYKEPEEWRPTVNFENSSRISESEREFL from the coding sequence ATGGCTTTATACTGTGGTGCGTGGAATCAAGCTAAATCATATTTTAAGTTTGAAAATTGGTGGTTGAATGTGGAAGGATTTGATGACAGAATTAGAGACTGGTGGACATCTTTTGAATTCTCAGGAAGACCAGATTACATTTTAGCTTGCAAGTTAAAAGCTCTCAAGGGCAAGCTAAAAGAGTGGAGCAGAGTTTATGAAGGTAATTTGGGACTGCAAAAATCAAAATTGCTAAGTCAACTAGCAGGTTTTGAGACAACACAACAACTAAGAATGCTGACAGAGGAGGAATCAGTGAGGAAAGCAGCTACTCTAATGGAGATTGAGGAACAACTCAAGAATGAAGAAATTGCATGGAGACAAAACTCAAGAGCTCTGTGGCTCAAAGAAGGGGACAGGAATACAAAATTTTTCCATCGTACTGCAAATGCACACAAGAGAAACAACAATATTGATCAATTAATGATACGACAGGAAGTAGTCAAGGATCCCGACAGAATAGAGGTTGAGATAACTGAATTCTACAATGAGTTATACAAAGAACCTGAAGAGTGGAGACCAACGGTCAACTTCGAAAATAGCTCAAGAATTTCTGAATCAGAAAGGGAGTTCTTATAG
- the LOC104245463 gene encoding magnesium transporter MRS2-I-like isoform X1: MVMGREVVPVMDPSQVVGLKKKGTGSRSWLLMDASGLETVLDVDKYAIMHRVQIHARDLRIIDPLLSYPSTILGRERAIVLNLEVHIKAIITSEEVLLRDPLDENVTPVVEELRRRLKPMNANREDQREEKDMNVQHDIETTEEDESPFEFRALEVALEAICSYLAARTLELETAVYPALDMLTSKISSRNLDRVRKLKSQMTRLTARVQKVRDELEQLLDDDGDMADLYLSRKLAGASPVSGSGAASWFLASPTIGSKISRASRASIATFRGDENDVEELEMLLEAYFGQIDSTFNKLITLREYIDNTEDYINIQLDNHRNQLIQLELFLSSGTVCLSIYSLIAAIFGMNIPYSWNKDHGYMFKWVVIISAIFSAVLFIFIISYARFKGLVGS, encoded by the exons ATGGTGATGGGTCGAGAAGTGGTGCCGGTGATGGATCCGAGTCAAGTAGTCGGGTTGAAGAAAAAAGGTACCGGGTCACGGAGTTGGCTTCTGATGGATGCTTCCGGTTTGGAGACTGTTTTAGATGTTGATAAGTATGCGATCATGCATCGCGTGCAAATTCACGCTCGTGATCTTCGCATTATCGATCCGCTACTATCTTACCCTTCCACTATTCTGGGGCGTGAAAGAGCTATTGTTCTCAATTTGGAGgtg CATATCAAGGCTATTATTACATCTGAAGAG GTTCTTCTTCGAGATCCATTGGACGAAAATGTTACTCCTGTTGTTGAGGAACTTAGAAGGCGGCTGAAACCAATGAATGCAAATCGTGAAGATCAGAGAGAGGAAAAAGATATGAATGTTCAGCATGATATTGAAACAACTGAAGAAGATG AGTCTCCATTTGAATTCCGAGCTCTAGAGGTCGCTTTGGAAGCCATCTGTAGTTACCTTGCTGCTCGCACATTAGAATTGGAAACTGCTGTTTACCCTGCTTTAGACATGCTAACATCAAAG ATTAGTAGCCGTAATCTGGATAGAGTGCGGAAATTAAAGAGTCAAATGACACGGTTGACTGCTCGCGTACAAAAG GTGAGAGATGAGCTTGAGCAACTTCTGGATGATGATGGTGATATGGCTGACCTTTATTTGTCAAGAAAATTGGCTGGTGCATCACCTGTAAGTGGATCAGGTGCAGCCAGTTGGTTTCTTGCCTCACCTACCATTGGCTCAAAGATATCCAGGGCTAGTAGAGCTAGTATTGCAACATTTCGGGGGGATGAGAATGATGTTGAAGAGCTTGAAATGTTATTGGAG GCTTACTTCGGGCAAATTGATAGCACATTTAATAAACTAATTACG CTACGAGAATATATTGATAACACAGAAGATTACATAAATATTCAG CTGGACAATCATCGAAATCAGCTCATTCAG TTAGAACTTTTTCTCAGTTCCGGAACTGTGTGTTTGTCTATCTACTCTTTGATTGCTGCGATTTTTGGGATGAACATCCCATATTCTTGGAATAAAGATCATGGTTACATGTTTAAATGG GTGGTAATCATTAGTGCTATCTTCTCTGCCGTGCTTTTCATATTTATAATCTCTTACGCTCGTTTCAAAGGGCTTGTTGGGTCATGA